In Mustela erminea isolate mMusErm1 chromosome 8, mMusErm1.Pri, whole genome shotgun sequence, a genomic segment contains:
- the PHOSPHO2 gene encoding pyridoxal phosphate phosphatase PHOSPHO2 isoform X4, with protein sequence MFAKLHSCLATPPEVTADRRACCHGPLGWETGTARAREVVAQRACWVTLTDRHRNEVGGQSPRERRGGKAAAGTWSGSVRTSGDPARRSHPRPARFSQGMTPSKVPAPTFSADPAGFLSDVPP encoded by the exons ATGTTTGCCAAACTACACAGCTGCTTAGCAACGCCGCCGGAAGTGACGGCGGACCGGCGAGCGTGCTGCCACGGGCCATTGGGCTGGGAAACAGGGACTGCGCGTGCGCGGGAAGTCGTGGCCCAGCGTGCCTGTTGGGTTACCCTCACTGACAGGCATAGGAACGAGGTCGGAGGGCAGAGTCCGCGGGAGCGGCGCGGAGGAAAGGCTGCTGCTGGCACCTGGTCTGGGTCAGTGAGGACCTCTGGGGACCCGGCCCGGCGCTCCCATCCTCGTCCAGCGCGCTTCTCCCAGGGGATGACCCCCAGCAAGGTGCCTGCGCCTACGTTCAGTGCGGACCCTGCAG gttttctaTCAGATGTTCCACCGTAA
- the PHOSPHO2 gene encoding pyridoxal phosphate phosphatase PHOSPHO2 isoform X2 has product MFAKLHSCLATPPEVTADRRACCHGPLGWETGTARAREVVAQRACWVTLTDRHRNEVGGQSPRERRGGKAAAGTWSGSVRTSGDPARRSHPRPARFSQGMTPSKVPAPTFSADPAACFLTEVTKLACSNFH; this is encoded by the exons ATGTTTGCCAAACTACACAGCTGCTTAGCAACGCCGCCGGAAGTGACGGCGGACCGGCGAGCGTGCTGCCACGGGCCATTGGGCTGGGAAACAGGGACTGCGCGTGCGCGGGAAGTCGTGGCCCAGCGTGCCTGTTGGGTTACCCTCACTGACAGGCATAGGAACGAGGTCGGAGGGCAGAGTCCGCGGGAGCGGCGCGGAGGAAAGGCTGCTGCTGGCACCTGGTCTGGGTCAGTGAGGACCTCTGGGGACCCGGCCCGGCGCTCCCATCCTCGTCCAGCGCGCTTCTCCCAGGGGATGACCCCCAGCAAGGTGCCTGCGCCTACGTTCAGTGCGGACCCTGCAG CCTGTTTCCTCACTGAAGTCACTAAGTTGGCCTGCAGCAATTTCCACTGA
- the PHOSPHO2 gene encoding pyridoxal phosphate phosphatase PHOSPHO2 isoform X3: MFAKLHSCLATPPEVTADRRACCHGPLGWETGTARAREVVAQRACWVTLTDRHRNEVGGQSPRERRGGKAAAGTWSGSVRTSGDPARRSHPRPARFSQGMTPSKVPAPTFSADPADLFIRESTCM, encoded by the exons ATGTTTGCCAAACTACACAGCTGCTTAGCAACGCCGCCGGAAGTGACGGCGGACCGGCGAGCGTGCTGCCACGGGCCATTGGGCTGGGAAACAGGGACTGCGCGTGCGCGGGAAGTCGTGGCCCAGCGTGCCTGTTGGGTTACCCTCACTGACAGGCATAGGAACGAGGTCGGAGGGCAGAGTCCGCGGGAGCGGCGCGGAGGAAAGGCTGCTGCTGGCACCTGGTCTGGGTCAGTGAGGACCTCTGGGGACCCGGCCCGGCGCTCCCATCCTCGTCCAGCGCGCTTCTCCCAGGGGATGACCCCCAGCAAGGTGCCTGCGCCTACGTTCAGTGCGGACCCTGCAG atttatttattagggagagtacgtgcatgtga
- the PHOSPHO2 gene encoding pyridoxal phosphate phosphatase PHOSPHO2 isoform X1: protein MKILLVFDFDNTIIDDNSDTWIVQCAPEKKLPIELQDSYEKGFWTEFMGRVFKYLGDEGVREDEMKRAVTSMPFTLGMVELLNFIRKNKDKFDCIIISDSNSVFIDWVLEATSFHDVFDKVFTNPAAFDSNGHLTVESYHAHSCNRCPKNLCKNVVLVEFVDKQLQQGVNYTRIVYIGDGGNDVCPVTFLKKNDVAMPRKGYTLQKTLSRMSQNLEPMESSVIVWSSGVEIISHLQFLIKE from the coding sequence ATGAAAATTTTGCTCGTTTTTGACTTTGACAATACAATCATAGATGATAATAGTGACACCTGGATTGTACAGTGTGCTCCAGAGAAAAAGCTTCCTATTGAACTACAAGATTCTTATGAAAAAGGATTTTGGACAGAATTTATGGGCAGAGTCTTTAAGTATTTGGGAGATGAAGGTGTAagagaagatgaaatgaaaagagCAGTGACATCAATGCCTTTCACTCTAGGGATGGTGGAGCTTTTGAACTTTATAAGAAAGAACAAGGATAAATTTGACTGTATCATTATTTCAGATTCAAATTCAGTCTTCATAGATTGGGTTTTAGAAGCTACCAGTTTTCATGATGTGTTTGATAAAGTGTTTACAAATCCAGCAGCTTTCGATAGCAATGGTCATCTCACTGTGGAAAGTTACCATGCCCATTCTTGCaacaggtgccccaaaaatctttgcaaaaatgtAGTTTTGGTAGAATTTGTAGATAAACAGTTACAACAGGGAGTGAATTATACACGAATTGTTTATATAGGTGATGGTGGAAACGATGTCTGTCcagtaacttttttaaagaagaatgatgTTGCCATGCCACGGAAAGGATATACTTTACAGAAAACTCTTTCTAGAATGTCTCAAAATCTTGAACCTATGGAATCATCTGTTATAGTTTGGTCTTCAGGTGTCGAAATAATTTCTCATTTACAGTTTCTAATAAAGGAGTAA